The Streptomyces sp. NBC_01381 genomic interval CTCTCGCTGGCTGTGGACGGCTGGCCGCACGACTTCCAGGTCGCCCTTGGCGTGCTCGAACTGGTGCTGTCCCCGCTGCTCTTCTGGCTCGCGGACGCCGAGGAGAAGGCGCTCCGGGGCCGGGTCACACAGGTAGAGCCGCAGTCGCCCTGAGCAGATCCCGCACCAGGTCGAAGTCGATGTTCTCCGCCTTGCGGAACCGCAGGCAGCCCTTGCCCATGTCGTGTCCGGCAAGACGCTCCTCGAAGGCCTCGCGCACCTCGCCGCGCAGGAGGTAGAAGGAGACGTACTGCTTCTGGGCGGCGAAGGCGATCTCGGCGGTGCCGTTCCGCGCGTACGCGGGCATCCCGTACGCCATGACCTCGTCGAAGCCCGGCAGCTCCGCCAGGCAGAGCTCCCGCAGCCGGGTCAGGGCGGGCCTGCGCCCGTCGGGGACCTCGGCGAGGTAGCCGGTCACGTCTTCAGCCGCGCTCTGCACCATTCCCCGAGGGTAGGCCGGGACGCCCCGGCGGGCGTGCCCGGTCCTGCCGGTTTGTATCCTCGGCAGGCAGGACGGAAGCCCCCCGGCGCCAGTACGGGCCGCGCCACCAGCAGTGAGAGGACACACCCATGACCACCGAGCTGAGCGCCGACGCCCTGAGCGGGCTCCGCGAGCGGGCCCTGCAGGACTACGAGGCCCTTGTCGCCCGCGGGCTCAAGCTCGACCTCACGCGGGGCAAGCCGGCGCCCGAGCAGCTCGACCTCTCCGACGACCTGCTGAGCCTGCCGGGCGGGCGGCACACCGCCGCCGACGGCACGGACGTACGCAACTACGGCGGCCTGCAGGGCCTGCCCGAGCTCCGCGAGATCTTCGCCGGTGTGCTGCAGGTGCCGGCCGGGCAGCTGCTCGCGCTCGGCAACTCCAGCCTGGAGCTGATGCACGACTGCCTGGTGCACGCCCTGCTCAGCGTGCTGCCGGGGGCCGAGTCGCGCTGGGTGGACCAGGAGCGGATCGCTTTCCTGTGCCCGGCGCCCGGCTACGACCGTCACTTCGCGCTCTGCGAGCGGTTCGGGATCGACATGATCCCGGTGCCGATGACGGCCGACGGCCCGGACATGGACGTCGTGGAGCGCCTCGTCGCCGAGGACCCGGCGGTCAAGGGCATCTGGTGCGTCCCGAAGTACAGCAACCCCGACGGTGTCACGTACAGCGACGAGACCGTGGCGCGCCTTGCCCGCATGGAGACCGCCGCGGCCGACTTCCGGATCTTCTGGGACAACGCGTACGCCGCCCACCACCTCACCGACGAGCCCGCCGAGATCGCCGATCTGCTCGCCGCCTGCGCGGACGCGGGCCACGCCGACCGCGCCTTCGTGTTCGGCTCCACCTCGAAGATCACCGCCGCGGGCGCGGGCGTCGCCTTCTTCGGCTCGTCCCCGGCGAACGTGCAGTGGCTGGTCGCCAACAACTCCAAGCGGTCGATCGGCCCTGACAAGATCAACCAGCTGCGGCACGTCCTGTTCCTGCGGGACGCCGAGGGTGTGCGGGCCCACATGGAGCGCCAGCGCGCGCTGCTCCAGCCGAAGTTCGAGACGGTTGCCCGGATCCTGGACGCCGAGCTCGGCTCGACCGGGCTTGCCCGGTGGACCGACCCCAAGGGCGGCTACTTCGTCACCCTGGAGGTGCCGGACGGCTGCGCGAAGGAGGTCGTGCGCCGTGCCGCCGACGCGGGCATCGTGCTGACCCCGGCCGGCGCCACCCACCCGTACGGTGACGACCCGCGCGACGCCACCATCCGCATCGCGCCCAGCTACCCCGGGCTCACGGAGCTGGAGCAGGCCATCGAGGGTCTGACCGTGTGCGTGCGGCTCGTGGGGTACGAGAAGCAGGCGAGCTGAGCGCTCCGCTGGAAGACCGGTACGAAATCCGCGGGTCGCATGTGGCTGGTCGCGCCCACGCGGCGAAGCCGCACATGTCACGGCCCCGCGCCCCTTCGGGGCACGGAACCGCGTCGACTTGAAAACCGTGTTCATTTAGCATGGGGGCTCCACCCGGCACCGTTCCGCCAAGGAGCCCCCCATGAGCCATGCCCGGCCGGCGGCCCCGCCGGCCTCGCGGGACAGCCGCGCCGCCGAGCGGGGCCTGCGCAGGACTCGGCAGCGCACCGCCGTCCTCGAAACCCTTGGCCGATGCCAGGACTTCGTCTCCGCGCAGGAACTGCACGCCGTGCTGGCCGCCTCCGGCAGCACGGTCGGGCTGACCACGGTCTACCGCACCCTGCGCGAGCTGGGCCGCGCGGGACTCGTCGACGTCGTACGCGACGAAGGCGGCGAGCGGCTGTATCTGCAGCGGCCCACGGACGAGCACAGTCACTACCTGATCTGCCGCTGCTGCGGGCGCAGCCAGCCGGTCGACGCCGAGGTCGTCGAGCGGTGGGCCGAGCGCCTCGGCGAGAGCACCGGCTTTGCCGGCCTGGAGCACACCCTCGAACTGAGCGGCGTCTGCGCCGGCTGCCAGGCCGCCGATGAGACCACTCC includes:
- a CDS encoding iron chaperone, which gives rise to MVQSAAEDVTGYLAEVPDGRRPALTRLRELCLAELPGFDEVMAYGMPAYARNGTAEIAFAAQKQYVSFYLLRGEVREAFEERLAGHDMGKGCLRFRKAENIDFDLVRDLLRATAALPV
- a CDS encoding aminotransferase class I/II-fold pyridoxal phosphate-dependent enzyme; the protein is MTTELSADALSGLRERALQDYEALVARGLKLDLTRGKPAPEQLDLSDDLLSLPGGRHTAADGTDVRNYGGLQGLPELREIFAGVLQVPAGQLLALGNSSLELMHDCLVHALLSVLPGAESRWVDQERIAFLCPAPGYDRHFALCERFGIDMIPVPMTADGPDMDVVERLVAEDPAVKGIWCVPKYSNPDGVTYSDETVARLARMETAAADFRIFWDNAYAAHHLTDEPAEIADLLAACADAGHADRAFVFGSTSKITAAGAGVAFFGSSPANVQWLVANNSKRSIGPDKINQLRHVLFLRDAEGVRAHMERQRALLQPKFETVARILDAELGSTGLARWTDPKGGYFVTLEVPDGCAKEVVRRAADAGIVLTPAGATHPYGDDPRDATIRIAPSYPGLTELEQAIEGLTVCVRLVGYEKQAS